A segment of the Streptomyces pactum genome:
CGCCAGACCGTCCTGCCACTCCGCCGCCTGGACCTCCTGGATCTTCAGACCGTTGCGGTGCGCTCGGGACACCTTATTGCGTAGCTGCATGAACCGGGTGCCCCGCAGCGTGAGGTCCGGGACGCGCACCGCCCAGGAGGCCCCGATCTGATTGACCGTGAAGCCCTGACGCACGTAGGCGTCGGTGTCCTCGCGCTGGAGCTGCACGGCGACGAGGGTGAGGTCCCTGTCACGGACGTGGGTGACAAAGCGCTCGAGGAGTGCGTCGTACGATGCCCTGTCGGCGAAGGGGCCGCCGAACTGCACGGCGTACCGTCCCGTCCTCCGGAACGAGATCACCCCGTTCAGCCCGGGGACGCCGAACGTTTCGTTTCCCTCGTTCACCGCGAGAAATGAACTGGAGTTGTCGGCGGGATTGTACTTCTGCACGGCCAGGAAGGCCGGACTCTCGATTTCCGTCGCGGACACGCTCACGCTCCCTCTCGGTGGGACTGAACCGAGGGAATTAGAGCATCGAACGGCTCGGCGCCGGAAGAGTGTTCCCCGGAGGCGTCGGAGGTACGTCAGCCACATGTCAGACTCGTATCAGCGACGTCTGTCAGTGTTGTTCACAGGAACGGCCCGGCAAACGCCGGTCAGCTCCTGGAGAGGTGCCCGGAGTGGTTTATCGGGGGCCTGAGCTTCGGCTCGACGGTCGGGTCCTATGGGCCCACGCAGGTTCGAATCCTGCCCTCTCCGCAGTCCCGCCGGTTTATCGGAGCGGGTTTGGGAGAGGTGCCCGGAGTGGTTTATCGGGGGCCTGAGCTTCGGCTCGACGGTCGGGTCCTACGGGCCCACGCAGGTTCGAATCCTGCCCTCTCCGCCGTTTTCTCGCATGATCTCCAAAGCCCCCGCTCCTCGGAGAAGCGGCCCGCCCGGGAAGACCTGCCGACAGGTTTCCGAGCGGGCCGCGTACGTGCCGACCCGCGGCGGGCCGGGGGGGCACGTCACCGGCCGGCCGGTGTCAGGTCCGGGTCCCCGAGCGTCCGGTGGGCCATCTCCAGCACGCTGCGGCGGACCGCCTCGGCGTCGATCGGCGTCCCGTCGGCGATCAGGTCGTCCAGCAGGCCGTCGGCAGCGTGGTAGACCATGCGGAACGCCCATTCGGGGTTGGCGCTGCGAAAGGCGCCGGCGACCGCGCCGCGCCGGACGAAGTCACAGATCGAGTCCACCACGCGGGCGTTGGACTCCTTGCACATCTCCAGCGCCTTCGCGTTCGCCGATCCGTAGACCAGCCGGTGCAGCTCGGCGTTGTCGATGGCGTGCTCCAGGAGCCTGCACAGCAGCTCGTCCATGGTGGGCCACCACGCCTGCCCCTTGCCCAGGATCTCCTGGGTGGTGTCGTAGAACGCGTTGACGTACTGCTCCCAGAGGGCGGCCAGGACGTGGTCCTTGGTCTCGAAGTACATGTAGAAGCTGCCCTTGCCCATGCCCGCGGCCGTGGCGATGTCCGCGATGGTGGCGTCGGCGAAGCCCTCCGTGCCGAACACCTCACGGCTGGCCCTCAGGATGTCGGCCCTGCGCGCCTCGGGGGTCTTGACGACGCGCTTGCGCTTCCTCGGGGTCGCGGTCTGAGCCATCACTGCAGCCCTCCTTGCTCGGGGAGTATGCGTTCGAGGCTACATGACCGACCGCCGGTCCCTTGTCGGACCGACCGTCGGTCAGTTAGCGTTTCTCACGCTTGGTCTTCCCATGGCCCCCTGTCGCATGCAGGCAGAAGGCCTCGAACTCGTGTGAACGTGAGGCAGGCATGACAACTGCGACCCCGGACGCCACCCGCGGAAAAGGTCTGTTGCTGACCTTCATCTGCGTCGGCATCTTCATGGTGTACCTCGACTCCACCATCGTGAACGTGGCCCTGCCGGAGATCCAGCAGGACCTGTCGGCAGACCTGACCCAGCTCCAGTGGGTCATCAACGCCTACGCGCTCGTCGTCGCCTGTCTCCTGCTCACGGCGGGGACGCTCGGCGACATCTTCGGACGCAAGCGCATCTTCCTCGGCGGTCTGGTGGGATTCCTCGCCGCGTCGGCCCTCTGCGCGCTCGCGCCGAACTACGAGTTCCTGCTGGTCGCCCGTGTGCTGCAGGGTGCCGCGGGATCCATCATGATCCCGGTCTCACTGGCCCTCGTCTCCACCACCTACCCGCAGCCCGCCGCGAGGGCCCGTGCCATCGGTATCTGGGCCGGCATCGGCGGACTCGCCCTCGCCGCGGGTCCGGTGCTCGGCGGCGTCCTCGTGGACGCCTTCGGCTGGCAGTCGATCTTCTGGGTCAATCTGCCCTTCGGCCTGGCCGCGCTGGCCGTCCTGGCCGGCAAGCTCGCCGAAAGCAAGGCACCGAACCGCCGCCGCGCCGACATCACCGGGCAGGTCCTCTTCGTCGTGGCCATGGCCACCCTCGTGTACGGGCTGATCGAAGCCAGCGCCCGGGGGTGGAGCGACCCGGTCATCCTCGGTTCCTTCGTCGTCGCCGCCGTCGCCCTGGCCGCCTTCATCGCGTGGGAGCTGCGCAGCGAGGACCCGATGCTGCCGATGAACCTCTTCCGCAGCCCCGTCCTCGTCGTGGCCGGCGCCGTCAACTTCCTCGGCCTGTTCGGCCTGTACGGCAGCATCTTCCTGCTGACCTTCTATCTGCAGGAGGTCAACGGCCTGTCGACCACCGAGGCCGGCGTCCGGTTCCTCGCCCTGAACGTGTCGATCATGGTGTTCTCGTACGTCGCGAGTGTGGCCGCCGCCAAGTTCGGCCCGAAGGTTCCG
Coding sequences within it:
- a CDS encoding DHA2 family efflux MFS transporter permease subunit, encoding MTTATPDATRGKGLLLTFICVGIFMVYLDSTIVNVALPEIQQDLSADLTQLQWVINAYALVVACLLLTAGTLGDIFGRKRIFLGGLVGFLAASALCALAPNYEFLLVARVLQGAAGSIMIPVSLALVSTTYPQPAARARAIGIWAGIGGLALAAGPVLGGVLVDAFGWQSIFWVNLPFGLAALAVLAGKLAESKAPNRRRADITGQVLFVVAMATLVYGLIEASARGWSDPVILGSFVVAAVALAAFIAWELRSEDPMLPMNLFRSPVLVVAGAVNFLGLFGLYGSIFLLTFYLQEVNGLSTTEAGVRFLALNVSIMVFSYVASVAAAKFGPKVPILIGSLASAVGLFALAQLEPGSGFGSYWWAMALLGAGVSLVGAPATVALLASVRPEQAGTASGVSNTFRQVGSVFGVALTGTLLIQHLHDAVPGAMKNVRLDPAARGEATGLLSSGDLSAIAGLPEQARQPVRDAVAPIFTDGLQIGFTAAAVGTIIGGLLALVILPSRKKMAEARAAAADPTPGPADASRAASV
- a CDS encoding TetR/AcrR family transcriptional regulator, producing the protein MAQTATPRKRKRVVKTPEARRADILRASREVFGTEGFADATIADIATAAGMGKGSFYMYFETKDHVLAALWEQYVNAFYDTTQEILGKGQAWWPTMDELLCRLLEHAIDNAELHRLVYGSANAKALEMCKESNARVVDSICDFVRRGAVAGAFRSANPEWAFRMVYHAADGLLDDLIADGTPIDAEAVRRSVLEMAHRTLGDPDLTPAGR